CACACTGAGGAAAATGATCCCGTTCGAGAAACCAAGCCGGTCTCCTCTGACCATAAATGCATGCGGCATGTATTTATCCTTTGCCATCATGAAGGATAACAGCGGAAAAGCCGAATAAGCTGTGTTGGCAGCGAGGAACAGGATCAGTGCCGTTACACCCTGGATGATAAAATACATCGTGCCCCTGCCAAACGTCGCTTCAGCAATCTGGGAAATGACCGTTGCTTTGGGATCAGGCTTCACTCCGTACCCATAAGCCAGTAAGGTGATTCCGATGAACATGGCTCCCAATATACAACCCATGAGCAGTAATGTACCCGCGGCATTTTTCTCGGCAGGCTGCTTGAAGTTCGGGATTGCGTTACTTACCGCTTCCACGCCAGTCAAGGCCGAACAACCGGAGCTGAATGCTTTCAGTAACAGAAACATACTCACATGGGATAGACTTGTTCCGAATTCAGGTGCAGCTGCTTCCATCCCCCCGGCAAGAAATTTGATTCCGCCCGAGATAATCAGAACCGCAATTGAAAAGATAAACAGATAAATCGGGATCGCCAGCACAGACGCTGACTCCGTTACTCCCCGCAAATTCATAATCGTTAGAAAAACTATCATAATCAGAGCAATCACAACACTGTAGTCATGCAGCATAGGAAAAGCCGACGTAATCGCATCTGTCCCTGCCGACGAACTTACCGCAACGGTCAAAATATAATCGACCAGCAGAGATCCTCCGGCAATCAGACTGGATGTTGTACCCAGGTTATCCTTGGCTACGATATAAGCGCCGCCCCCTGTTGGATAAGCAAATATCGTCTGGCGATAGGAAAAAATTAAAATGACGAGTAATCCCAGCACGGCGATGGAAATCGGAACAGAATACCACAGGGCAGCGAATCCGGCCGCAACGAGCACCAGCAAAATCTGTTCCGTACCGTAGGCAACGGACGATAGGGCATCCGAGGACAGGATGGCGAGCGCCTTCCATTTCCCCAATTTTTCTCCATCCAGTTCAGCCGATTTCATGGGCTTGCCTATTAAGATTCTCTTCATTTTGCCAAGCATGATCATAACTTCCTTCCGTCTCTCATCTGTGAAGCATTGTTATTATGCAAAATCGCAGAGCCATTGACAATACGTCATTTCACCCGAAATTCGCCAGCGCGTGATAATGCATTCTACGATTCAATAATCGATAACAAAGCCATTCTTGTTCAGCAATTTGAACTTTTTTGAACCAAAATGACGATTGTTCGTCAAAAAAAAGGAAATGACCTCTGGTTCAATGAACCAAAGACCACTTCCTTGATCTATGCGTTAACTATATTAACTGCCCAGAATTCCGGGACGAGGAGTAACACCAAACGCTTGTGCCAGTGTGGTCAGCTGCTCATCCGTAATTCTCTGCCGGATCTCGTGACCAGCAACCAGCATATATACTTGGGCTGCCTTCTCAATGGTCTCAATCAGTCCAAATGCCTCGTCAATCGTTGTTCCTGTTCCAAAGATGCCATGTTGCGGCCAGATGACCGCGTGGTATTCTTTCATTTTCTCAGCCGTTTCGCTGCCAATCTCATTCGATCCAGGAATCATCCATGGAATAATGCCAATTCCATCCGGGAATACAACCACACACTCCGTGCACATCTGCCAGAGGGTCTTGGTGAATTTTGCTTCATCCAATTCGTGGATAAACGTCATAGCCAATACATGAGTGGCATGGTTGTGCATGACAACCCGGTGGTTGGGGTCCAATTTCAAACGTTCGATATGGCTCATGAAATGTGTAGGCAACTCACTTGTTGGATTCGCCCCCGTCTTCAATCCCCAGAGCACTTCCAGCTCCTGTCCATCTTGCGATACACGCAGCAACCCTAGATTACTTTCCGGATCAGCGAGTACATTTTTGAAATATTTGCCCGATGCGGTCACGATAAAATACTTGCCTGCCAGCTCCTTCACCGAAAATGCCGGTTTGATCTTGCGAATCACATGATGGATATCGATATATT
The nucleotide sequence above comes from Paenibacillus sp. W2I17. Encoded proteins:
- the rhaD gene encoding rhamnulose-1-phosphate aldolase, which translates into the protein MNVTLTNETTQAAGFHIPFVREMAEITQHMWKNGWDERNGGNVSYLLEEEEVAQYIDIHHVIRKIKPAFSVKELAGKYFIVTASGKYFKNVLADPESNLGLLRVSQDGQELEVLWGLKTGANPTSELPTHFMSHIERLKLDPNHRVVMHNHATHVLAMTFIHELDEAKFTKTLWQMCTECVVVFPDGIGIIPWMIPGSNEIGSETAEKMKEYHAVIWPQHGIFGTGTTIDEAFGLIETIEKAAQVYMLVAGHEIRQRITDEQLTTLAQAFGVTPRPGILGS
- a CDS encoding APC family permease; amino-acid sequence: MLGKMKRILIGKPMKSAELDGEKLGKWKALAILSSDALSSVAYGTEQILLVLVAAGFAALWYSVPISIAVLGLLVILIFSYRQTIFAYPTGGGAYIVAKDNLGTTSSLIAGGSLLVDYILTVAVSSSAGTDAITSAFPMLHDYSVVIALIMIVFLTIMNLRGVTESASVLAIPIYLFIFSIAVLIISGGIKFLAGGMEAAAPEFGTSLSHVSMFLLLKAFSSGCSALTGVEAVSNAIPNFKQPAEKNAAGTLLLMGCILGAMFIGITLLAYGYGVKPDPKATVISQIAEATFGRGTMYFIIQGVTALILFLAANTAYSAFPLLSFMMAKDKYMPHAFMVRGDRLGFSNGIIFLSVMSALLVVGFKGNTESLIPLYAVGVFIPFTLSQLGMMIRWIKVKPSGWQMKLLVNTVGMLTTLSITLIFIFTKFTQTWVIFIFLPLVVYVFMRIHRHYCNIADELRIDIQVDKPAKKGNTIVIPVAGITRVVMNTISYAQTMSDHVVALYIGFDDEAIRKMEQKWEEWNPGVRLVVIKSRYRSIMGPLKKFIDTVEWKTAETDHITILIPQFITKHWWQNVLHNQTSFMIRAYLINYKDVIVTTVPYHLNR